From a single Candoia aspera isolate rCanAsp1 chromosome 2, rCanAsp1.hap2, whole genome shotgun sequence genomic region:
- the LOC134490040 gene encoding unconventional myosin-XV-like: MLQSLITNGPYKTMPTQVPTPNQTPNERGHARMQVAVASASTMAEPMYGVLVGHGPNCLQKRDGCTAVLSQVIGDISGLFQIGVTKVFLKEKAWQMLEKQRNQKLTWAIVTLQCNLRGLIKRRQFQVFRQKIIVIQAHFRGHLARKRYQRLKKTLLQFGVAILVSGPLVHTVRHYKAEQPFREGSRAGEAHH; this comes from the exons ATGTTACAGTCCCTGATAACCAACGGACCCTACAAAACGATGCCGAcgcaggtacccaccccaaaccagaccccgaACGAGAGAGGGCATGCCCGGATGCAAGTTGCAGTGGCAAGTGCTTCCACGATGGCAGAGCCCAT GTATGGAGTCCTGGTTGGACATGGTCCCAACTGCTTGCAGAAGAGAGATGGTTGCACTGCTGTCCTTTCACAGGTGATAGGAGATATCTCAGGGCTCTTTCAGATTGGAGTCACCAAG GTGTTCCTGAAAGAAAAGGCATGGCAGATGCTAGAGAAGCAGCGAAATCAAAAGCTGACCTGGGCCATTGTCACCCTCCAGTGCAATCTCAGAGGTCTCATCAAACGTCGGCAGTTCCAAGTCTTCAGGCAGAAGATCATAGTGATCCAGGCTCACTTCCGAGGTCATCTGGCAAG AAAACGATACCAAAGACTGAAGAAAACTCTGCTACAGTTTGGGGTGGCCATACTTGTTTCTGGGCCACTGGTGCACACAGTGAGGCACTACAAG GCGGAGCAGCCCTTTcgggagggcagcagagctggggaagcccATCATTAA